One region of Priestia megaterium genomic DNA includes:
- a CDS encoding FbpB family small basic protein has translation MRKLRKRSFEELVQENKTQLLKDQSEIERIELEIEKRLEDRMLERAE, from the coding sequence ATGAGAAAATTACGCAAACGTTCATTTGAAGAGTTAGTGCAAGAAAATAAAACGCAGCTGTTAAAAGATCAGTCAGAAATTGAACGCATTGAATTGGAAATTGAAAAGCGGTTAGAAGATCGTATGCTTGAAAGAGCTGAATAA
- a CDS encoding TlpA disulfide reductase family protein — protein MVKKIIAVLLLVGFLSYALWEGLSPNEASDNSNLSEYKDLNIKKGDSARQASGQAYGLEPKDTAPPFTLSDTNGKTVQLSDFKGKKVILNFWATWCPPCQKEMPDMQAFYKKYGNDVQLLAVNLTSSEGSKQAVSKFLKEKQFTFHVLLDDQDTVGSKKYRVSTIPTSYFIDEEGKIVQRVNGPMTLKQMENFAQQAAN, from the coding sequence ATGGTTAAAAAAATAATTGCGGTCTTGCTTCTAGTAGGCTTTCTTAGCTACGCACTTTGGGAAGGGCTTTCTCCAAATGAAGCATCCGATAATTCTAACTTAAGCGAATACAAGGATTTAAATATTAAAAAAGGCGATAGTGCTCGTCAGGCTTCTGGTCAAGCTTATGGGTTAGAACCGAAAGATACAGCACCTCCGTTTACACTTTCAGATACGAACGGAAAAACTGTTCAATTATCGGACTTTAAAGGAAAAAAAGTTATTTTAAACTTTTGGGCCACATGGTGTCCGCCGTGTCAAAAAGAAATGCCCGATATGCAAGCGTTTTATAAGAAATATGGAAACGACGTACAGCTGCTTGCGGTTAATTTAACTTCATCAGAAGGTAGTAAACAGGCAGTATCTAAGTTTCTGAAAGAAAAACAGTTTACGTTTCATGTATTATTGGACGACCAAGATACTGTGGGAAGTAAAAAATACCGGGTGTCCACCATTCCGACATCTTACTTTATAGATGAAGAAGGGAAAATTGTTCAGCGAGTGAATGGTCCAATGACGCTTAAACAAATGGAAAACTTTGCTCAACAAGCAGCGAATTAA